The Aquamicrobium lusatiense genomic sequence CCGGCCGCAGAGCCGCACATGAAGCTCGGTCTCGTCGAGGATGCCTGAAAGACCAGCCTGCGCGGCCCGGATCTCCGGTATCGTCCGGCTCTTATAGGCAGCAAGCGCCCAGGCGCGCGAAAACTGGATCAGGAAAAGATAGTCCTGAACCAGATAAGCCCTGAAGGCCGCTTGCGGCAGCGTGCCTGCGCCCAGCTCGCGCACGAACCGATGATCGACATAGCTTTGCCAATCCTGATCCGCCGCCTGTTTCAGCCGGTCAAAAACGTCCATCTTCACTCTCCCTGCTCATAGGCTGCATCGAAAAAGGCCAGTTCCAGCTTCACGGCCCTTTGGAAGAAATCGCGGCTCACTTCGGCTTCGCCCGGCCCGACGCGATCCAGCTCCCCCCGAAGGAAGCCGACGAAATCGCGAAAATCGGGATTGTCGTGAAGGGTGATCCATTCCGCATGAATGAAGTTCTGCGGCAATGGATCGGGCGCCTGCATGGCCCAGTCGAGATAGAGCCACTCAGCAACGTTCAGAACCGAAAGCGCAGCCGCATAGGAGCGTGTGGCTGCGGCCTCCCGCATGATCGCCTTGAACCCGGCCGTCGGCTTGGTATCGGGAATGGCTGCACGCTGGTCTTCATCGACGCCGAGCGCCTCGAAAGCTCGCAGGAAATAGGTGTTCTCCTCCCCCGCCACCATGCCGATGAAGCGACCGAAGCGCAGCCGGGCCTCAAAACTGTCGCTGGTGGCGATGGCCGCCCCAAGAAGGGTCAGGAAACTGTCGAGAAAGCGATGATCCTGCACGAGATAGGACGACATCACCGAATCGGGAACCGTGCCGGCGAACAATTCGCCCACGAATCGGTGACTCACCGCCTGTGTCCAGAGCGGTTCGCTCGCAAGCCTCAGTGTTTCGGAAAAGCGTTCGGTCATCTTGCCGTCCTTTCATGGCAGACAGCGAGACCGTAAATTCCGGGCTTTGTTTGTGGCATGTACGGCCTCGCATGGAGGCCGGCAAAAGACAGCATTGACATTCGCCATCCCTTCGCCGGCATGATCCGGATCAGGTTCGAAGGGTCACCGCACTGCTTGCGCCAGCGGTCTCTCAGCCCCTTGTCAGGGCTCCCCTTGGTGAATGTTCCTTGTAGGCGATCGGACGCTGCCTGTCACCACGAAGAGACAGACCGGATCGGCAATTCACGCTTTGAAACGATAAGGCCACCACCACATCGGATGGCACAGCAGCCAATCAGCGAGGCCGGGCATTTTCTTGGCCAATCCACAACGCAAAACGCCGCCCGGAAGGGCGGCGTTTTGTGATCAGGGAATGAA encodes the following:
- a CDS encoding TenA family protein, encoding MTERFSETLRLASEPLWTQAVSHRFVGELFAGTVPDSVMSSYLVQDHRFLDSFLTLLGAAIATSDSFEARLRFGRFIGMVAGEENTYFLRAFEALGVDEDQRAAIPDTKPTAGFKAIMREAAATRSYAAALSVLNVAEWLYLDWAMQAPDPLPQNFIHAEWITLHDNPDFRDFVGFLRGELDRVGPGEAEVSRDFFQRAVKLELAFFDAAYEQGE